AATTGGCTCGGCCTCCTCGTCCTGCTGACCGCTGCCGGGCTGGCGCACGGCACATGGGACAACTGTGGGTAAGTGGCCCCAGGCCCTGGGAGGGAGCCAGGCCAACACTTGGGGCCTTCCCTGGAGGGGGCCCTGCCTGTCCCCCATGGCCGGGCCACGGCTTCCCACCCGCCATGGGCAAGCCTCAGCTCCTTGCCAGCAGCCAGGTGCTGGCACGGACAGACGCACACCCCATGGAattccctgggctgctgtgcGTGCAAGCCCTtgtggggagggcagagggCTGAGCTTCAGCCTGAGCCACAGCAGGCCATGGAGCAGCATGGAAATGACTTTCTGCTTGCAGAGGGACCTGCGGACTTAGACCCATGGTGTCTGACTCTGCGAACAGAAGTCATGACTTCAGCATGACACGCGTCGTGGGTGGCACGAATGCCAAGCCAGGGGCCTGGCCCTGGATCGTCAGCATCCAGCTTCCCAGGGTAGCAGGCACAAAGCATCTATGTGGAGGATCCCTCATCAGAGCCAAGTGGGTCCTCACAGCAGCCCACTGCTTCGACTTCATTTTGTAAgaaggggcagggaatgggcacatCTCCACAACACCAGCAGGTGCCCTGTGTGCACCACCACCTGCTACTCCCATCCCCTTTGCTCTCAGTCATCCCCACTTCCACACTGCTGAGAAGAAGAGAAGCCTGGGCTCATGCCAAGGCTCCCTAGCAGCCTCCAGCTCAACATTCCCCCACCCTAAGGCGTGGGAGGGCACTCACACCTGCCAGAGCACTGCTCCCTCTGTGCCATGCCACACAGAGGTCTgtcagctgctgggctgctgtggtgcatggctctgctccctctcagCCCTCTCTCCATCTGCCTTCCAGTAATGTCAGTACCCTGTACGTGGTGATTGGGGCCACCCAGTTGACTCAGCCAGGTCCTGGTGCAGAAGTGCGCCGAATTAAGAAGCTACTGCATCATGAAAAATATAAGAGACATGACATGAGCAATGACATTGCCTTGCTGGAACTGAACAAGCCTGTCCAGTGCAGTTCCTACATCCAGCTGGCCTGTGTGGCTGATGCTATCCTAGGAGTATCAGTGTCACATGCGCATAACTGCTgggttgctggctggggtgcCACCAGTGCAAAAGGTGAGTTCCCAAGAGGGACTCCTGAGCCAGCTCAGcacactggggacacagctTGGGCTTCCCCACAGCAGAGGCCAAAGTCAGGCTGTGGGACGTACACCTCTGCAGAGATGGACCTGCTCTGGTCCCcaaaggcaggcagcagagaaacagcacCCCAGAGCCTCTGCAGAGGCAAAGCCAAGCCCTTGGGAATGGGATCCATCTCTCAagaaaggggaggagaacaggcaaggagctgctgggtgctcATTCCTTGCTCTGCTCACAGCTCAAAAATCAAGTGATCACCTGCAGGAGGCCAAGGTCCAGCTCATCAATGCCAAGCTCTGCAACAGCAGCGGCTGGTACGCAGGGGAAATCCACACCCACAACCTGTGTGCTGGTTACCCACAGGGCACCATCGACACCTGCCAGGTAGGAGCGTGCCACgagcccctcagcccccagCAGCGCGGGCAGCCCGGGCAGCACCGCCCCAACACAGCCCAGGGCCTGCTCTGCCCGGCCACTCAGTCGCCctcccagccccggctccccaCCGCTGTGGGGGCTTCCTGCACACTCCCCAGCCACACCTGCTTGCCCAGGGCCCCCTTGTGCCAGAAAGCCCAACTAGTGTTCTTGGCAACCCAGAGATCCAGGTGCCAAATATCCATCCTCTGCACATCCAGGAGCCCTGTGCAGAGAGGACAGAGAGCACTGCCCTTACAGGACACCAAGCCTCTTGCAGATGGGTTTCTGGAGGCTCCAGCCCCTGAGCAGAGCCTTGCTCTGCCCGGAAtgcagctctggcacaggcacTGTGGGAGACAAGCAGACAGCCCCAGTGCTGACAGGGACCACCCAACACCACCTTAATCCTGTCTGCTCCCCTGCAGGGTGACAGCGGTGGTCCTCTCATGTGCCAAGACAACAACGCTGACTACTGGTGGGTCATCGGAGTGAccagctggggaaaaagctgTGGCAGAGCACGGCGTCCTGGAATCTACACCTCCACTCAGTTCTTCTACAACTGGATCCTGGTCCAGATGGG
The DNA window shown above is from Corvus hawaiiensis isolate bCorHaw1 chromosome 3, bCorHaw1.pri.cur, whole genome shotgun sequence and carries:
- the LOC125322358 gene encoding acrosin-like, whose amino-acid sequence is MNWLGLLVLLTAAGLAHGTWDNCGGTCGLRPMVSDSANRSHDFSMTRVVGGTNAKPGAWPWIVSIQLPRVAGTKHLCGGSLIRAKWVLTAAHCFDFIFNVSTLYVVIGATQLTQPGPGAEVRRIKKLLHHEKYKRHDMSNDIALLELNKPVQCSSYIQLACVADAILGVSVSHAHNCWVAGWGATSAKAQKSSDHLQEAKVQLINAKLCNSSGWYAGEIHTHNLCAGYPQGTIDTCQGDSGGPLMCQDNNADYWWVIGVTSWGKSCGRARRPGIYTSTQFFYNWILVQMGTMNVENAS